A single region of the Sciurus carolinensis chromosome 16, mSciCar1.2, whole genome shotgun sequence genome encodes:
- the LOC124966565 gene encoding DPEP2 neighbor protein-like, which yields MSDRIFYTQSNLSSVSWGSSAAAAVPPASPTPAYYHVLYQGCAETQVGWHGETYCLVGGYRLYGDAPLATPAKDKIERPAEKGAPKKRRAPSEAEKILGCRGPKIRRLVHTEK from the exons ATGTCTGACCGGATATTTTATACCCAGTCCAACTTGTCTTCCGTGTCATGGGGGAGCAGTGCGGCAG CAGCGGTGCCTCCCGCGTCTCCTACACCTGCATACTACCATGTCCTCTACCAAGGATGTGCAGAAACCCAGGTGGGCTGGCATGGGGAGACATACTGCCTGGTTGGTGGCTACCGGCTCTATGGGGACGCTCCCTTGGCCACTCCAGCCAAGGACAAAATAGAGAGGCCAGCAGAGAA AGGGGCTCCCAAGAAACGCCGAGCACCATCAGAGGCAGAAAAAATCTTGGGTTGCCGTGGCCCCAAAATTCGACGCTTGGTCCACACTGAAAAGTGA